In one window of Armatimonadota bacterium DNA:
- a CDS encoding DUF4838 domain-containing protein, whose protein sequence is MPRKKTISIQPVGFEAPIEIAARELASYLPRLADVSANALPALRASPADPAVDIVLGTSEHLTGLGLRGLPRPHDLDDALAIIPWDGRLYLTGSNPRSVLFAAYRLLEELGIVFVRPGPNGEVLPRRKRLVLPKRPIREQASYRHRGICIEGSPRLEHVLGLLDWMAKKKMNAFQLQFRHSGVFWRRGYHLSPEMDETSRATQLTDEDCYALDDRVIARVKELGMMLHRVGHGWTAFVLGLPGFDWEKSDLRAPREKQSWMADVKGKRDIWSVPINTELCYSNPQAFEALVAEVVTYAARHPEVDILHFWLSDSYNNKCECADCRKKSPTDWYVMLVDAVARRLREERLSTRVLFLAYVDLLWPPDEAQVTTDNVTFMYAPITRCFRHALNDRKCDEAYDRGRPKLNECALPKTNRPQADIARAWKKAKLPDTFLFDYHLMWAGWRDGLGQDIGRVMARDMKDLAALGLNGFMSCQNTRAFYPLPHCPNAMADMLWNEALPEQRHREKIMSAAFGRHARQVEDYFARVNKAFRVGPDYEHKLLDPDSPGALRKLHGLAKLAERAQLRFSGLVKKEKDPVVRESVALIAVHAEHIARIARAYVAALEGDGDRVAAMRAEYEARLPAILREFSPFIDPLVAGPMQQAFDIAEQAAAAPR, encoded by the coding sequence ATGCCGCGCAAGAAGACGATCTCCATCCAGCCCGTTGGGTTCGAAGCGCCGATTGAGATCGCCGCTCGAGAGTTGGCGAGCTATCTCCCGCGCCTCGCCGACGTGAGCGCAAACGCGCTTCCCGCACTCCGGGCATCACCCGCGGATCCTGCCGTCGACATCGTCCTCGGCACGTCGGAGCATCTGACCGGGCTGGGCTTGCGGGGGCTTCCCCGGCCTCACGATCTGGATGACGCCCTGGCGATCATCCCGTGGGACGGACGGCTGTATCTCACCGGCTCGAATCCTCGCAGCGTGCTGTTCGCCGCCTACCGGTTGCTGGAGGAACTCGGGATTGTGTTCGTGCGCCCCGGGCCGAACGGCGAGGTGCTGCCACGCCGCAAGCGCCTGGTGCTGCCAAAGCGGCCGATTCGGGAGCAGGCGAGCTACCGCCACCGCGGGATATGCATCGAAGGGTCGCCGCGATTGGAACACGTCCTCGGCCTGCTCGACTGGATGGCGAAGAAGAAGATGAACGCCTTCCAGCTGCAGTTCCGACATTCCGGCGTGTTCTGGCGCCGTGGGTATCACCTAAGCCCGGAGATGGACGAAACGTCGCGCGCAACGCAGTTGACGGACGAGGACTGCTATGCGCTCGACGACCGCGTCATCGCGCGGGTGAAGGAACTGGGGATGATGCTTCACCGAGTCGGCCACGGATGGACCGCGTTCGTGCTCGGCCTGCCCGGCTTCGACTGGGAGAAGTCGGATCTGAGGGCGCCGCGGGAAAAGCAGTCCTGGATGGCCGACGTCAAGGGCAAGCGAGACATCTGGAGCGTGCCCATCAACACCGAGTTGTGCTACTCGAATCCGCAGGCATTCGAGGCCCTGGTCGCAGAAGTGGTGACCTACGCGGCACGGCATCCTGAAGTGGACATCCTGCACTTCTGGCTTTCGGATTCGTACAACAACAAATGCGAGTGCGCCGACTGCCGCAAGAAGTCCCCGACCGATTGGTACGTCATGCTTGTGGACGCCGTGGCGCGCCGGCTCCGCGAGGAGCGGCTGTCCACGCGGGTGCTCTTCCTCGCGTACGTGGATCTGTTGTGGCCGCCCGATGAGGCGCAGGTTACGACCGATAACGTGACCTTCATGTATGCGCCCATCACGCGCTGCTTCCGCCACGCGCTCAATGACCGGAAATGCGACGAGGCGTATGACCGCGGCCGGCCTAAGCTGAACGAGTGCGCGCTGCCCAAAACGAATCGCCCGCAGGCCGACATCGCTCGCGCGTGGAAGAAGGCGAAGCTTCCCGACACGTTTCTGTTCGACTACCACCTGATGTGGGCGGGCTGGCGCGACGGGCTCGGGCAGGACATCGGCAGAGTGATGGCGCGTGACATGAAGGACCTCGCCGCGCTGGGGCTCAACGGGTTCATGAGCTGCCAGAACACGCGCGCATTCTACCCGCTCCCCCACTGCCCGAACGCCATGGCCGACATGCTGTGGAACGAGGCGCTGCCAGAGCAGCGCCATCGGGAGAAGATCATGTCCGCGGCATTCGGCCGCCACGCACGGCAGGTCGAGGACTACTTCGCGCGGGTCAACAAGGCGTTCCGCGTGGGACCCGACTACGAGCACAAGCTGCTCGATCCCGACAGCCCCGGCGCGCTCCGGAAGTTGCATGGCCTAGCGAAGCTGGCCGAACGCGCGCAACTCCGCTTCTCGGGCCTGGTGAAGAAGGAGAAGGATCCCGTCGTGCGCGAAAGCGTTGCGTTGATCGCCGTACACGCCGAGCACATCGCGCGCATCGCGCGCGCGTACGTTGCTGCTCTGGAAGGCGACGGCGACCGGGTTGCCGCGATGCGTGCGGAGTATGAAGCGCGCCTGCCGGCGATTCTACGCGAGTTCTCGCCGTTCATTGACCCGCTTGTTGCGGGGCCGATGCAGCAGGCATTTGACATTGCGGAGCAGGCCGCCGCAGCGCCGAGGTGA
- a CDS encoding MFS transporter, with product MRLRLSALSHAVAVVFGAYGVGLFLLGPSLTSIAATYDVALKVVGLTFGAFSLGFLPGVFLGGYLYEQVSRKWTVAAGSALTGCGFLLFAWAPAVGPHPVFALALAAVAVLGVGGALLEVAGNAIMADLNPDRPALAVNYVHALLAIGAVVGPWMAGAFMEAGVSWQVPYAIAAGCTLAALIVLAAQREPPVQATTRMSTADMRALLGRGVVWVAFAGVVLYVAAETGVIGWVPAFMETDLHASKSVASNAISVFWIAMTVGRLICTWGASLFRPQTFVLILSALGAAAALGIPACRSAGAVYALVALSGLVFSAIFAMVLAHAAAELGRYLGAAYGLIISGIAAGSFLFPPAMGWIADATSMRVALLVPGALLVVQALVYLPYVFRRTSSKPAV from the coding sequence GTGAGACTTAGACTATCCGCTCTATCGCATGCAGTTGCCGTCGTGTTTGGCGCCTACGGCGTGGGCCTCTTCCTGCTCGGCCCATCCCTGACTTCCATCGCGGCCACCTACGATGTCGCCCTGAAGGTCGTCGGCCTGACTTTCGGCGCGTTCTCGCTCGGCTTCCTCCCCGGCGTGTTCCTCGGAGGATACCTGTACGAGCAGGTGTCAAGAAAATGGACCGTCGCGGCGGGGTCGGCGCTCACCGGGTGCGGCTTCCTGTTGTTCGCATGGGCGCCCGCTGTGGGACCGCATCCCGTGTTTGCATTGGCTCTGGCGGCCGTGGCGGTGCTTGGCGTCGGCGGAGCGCTGCTCGAGGTCGCGGGGAACGCCATCATGGCCGACCTGAATCCCGACCGGCCTGCCCTAGCCGTCAACTACGTTCACGCGCTTCTCGCCATCGGCGCGGTGGTCGGGCCCTGGATGGCCGGCGCGTTCATGGAAGCCGGCGTATCGTGGCAAGTACCCTACGCCATCGCTGCGGGGTGCACGCTTGCCGCGCTCATCGTGCTCGCGGCACAGCGCGAGCCGCCTGTGCAGGCCACGACCAGGATGAGCACGGCGGACATGCGCGCGCTGCTCGGGCGTGGTGTGGTGTGGGTCGCTTTCGCGGGCGTCGTCCTCTACGTGGCTGCGGAAACGGGCGTCATCGGCTGGGTGCCGGCCTTCATGGAGACCGATCTACACGCTTCGAAATCCGTCGCGAGCAACGCGATTTCCGTATTCTGGATCGCGATGACCGTGGGTCGGCTGATCTGCACGTGGGGCGCGTCGTTGTTCCGGCCGCAGACCTTCGTGCTCATCTTGTCGGCCCTCGGTGCGGCCGCGGCCCTGGGCATTCCCGCGTGCCGCAGCGCCGGGGCGGTATACGCTCTCGTCGCGCTGTCGGGGCTTGTGTTCTCCGCGATATTCGCGATGGTGCTGGCCCATGCCGCGGCGGAACTGGGGCGCTATCTCGGCGCGGCGTACGGTCTGATTATCTCCGGCATCGCCGCAGGCTCTTTTCTGTTTCCGCCCGCCATGGGCTGGATCGCCGACGCCACGAGCATGCGCGTCGCGCTGCTCGTACCCGGTGCCTTGCTCGTCGTGCAGGCGCTGGTGTATTTGCCGTACGTTTTCAGACGGACATCCTCGAAGCCCGCGGTTTGA
- a CDS encoding transposase, with translation MPRVARIVAPGVPYHVTQRGNNRQDVFFADDDRRFYLALLKEQARGYGLVVLGYCLMPNHLHLVVTPRAADSLAKAIGRTHFIYTQYINRLHGRSGHLWHGRFYSCALDEAHCWAALCYVERNPVRAGLVARAWRYEWSSAAAHCGRTDRSRLLDLKQWSQTWDARRWKQWLVRPEDDERMRQVRAHTGTGRPLGSDRFVSRLERILGRRVRPLPVGRPRKAAEDENR, from the coding sequence ATGCCACGAGTTGCCAGAATCGTCGCGCCCGGAGTGCCGTATCACGTCACCCAGCGAGGTAACAACCGTCAAGACGTGTTCTTCGCGGACGATGATCGGCGCTTCTACCTGGCGCTGCTCAAGGAACAGGCGCGGGGCTACGGGCTGGTGGTGCTCGGCTACTGCCTGATGCCGAATCACCTGCATCTGGTGGTGACGCCGCGCGCAGCTGACTCGCTGGCGAAGGCGATCGGGAGAACGCATTTCATCTACACCCAGTACATCAACCGGCTGCACGGGCGCAGCGGGCATTTGTGGCACGGCCGGTTCTACTCGTGCGCGCTGGACGAGGCGCACTGTTGGGCGGCACTGTGCTACGTTGAGCGTAACCCGGTGCGGGCGGGGCTGGTGGCGCGCGCGTGGCGCTACGAGTGGTCGAGCGCGGCGGCGCATTGCGGGAGGACTGACCGCAGTCGTCTGCTCGACCTCAAGCAGTGGAGCCAGACATGGGACGCGCGGCGATGGAAGCAGTGGCTGGTGCGGCCCGAAGACGACGAGCGGATGCGGCAGGTGCGAGCCCATACGGGGACGGGGCGACCGCTCGGGTCGGACCGTTTCGTGAGTAGGCTTGAGCGAATATTGGGCCGCCGGGTTCGTCCGCTGCCCGTCGGCCGTCCGAGAAAAGCCGCGGAGGACGAAAATAGGTGA
- a CDS encoding DUF4838 domain-containing protein: MARKKVILVQPIGFHSAVEKAADELASYLPRLADVEAHVLPALKAVAAERSPHIVLGVSDDLSGIGLGKLPKPHDLDDALAIIPRDGRLYLTGSNPRSVLFAAYRLLEELGAVFLRPGPDGEVLPRKKRLVLPQRPVREIASCRHRGLCIEGAPRLEHVLDLLDWMAKKKMNGFQLQFRHSGVFWRRGYGALVAGAAARTKRLTEDDCLTLDDRVIARVKELGMLLHRVGHGWTAYAVGLPGLNWEKTKRKPPKGKQQWLAQVNGKRDVWEGVPLNTELCYADPEARRALVAEVVEYARRHPEVDILHFWLSDAMNNKCECARCRRKTPSDWYAVLVNEVSSKLKAEGISTRVLFLAYLDLLRPPERERITGDNVAFMFAPITRCFRHALADTRCAEDFDTSRPALNRCRLPRTNRGHADLARMWKKLGLRDTFLFDYHLGGAGLSDGLGKDIGAVMARDIRDLDALGLNGYVGCHHVRVFYPLPYLPNVMADMLWNTRQSVPAHRRRIMSAAFGSHAREVEEFFAATVRAFRAGPDYGHGIVSAGTRGARRRLSDILALAEGARRRFAAAGKREKDGVVRQSLGLAAVHAEHIAFIARAHLAALDRNKQRIAKLRADYEIRLPKILQQYGAFIDPMIAHKVRGAFRNAERAAGEREA; this comes from the coding sequence GTGGCACGCAAGAAGGTGATTCTGGTTCAGCCGATCGGGTTCCACTCTGCTGTTGAGAAGGCAGCGGACGAGCTGGCGAGCTACCTGCCGCGTCTCGCGGACGTGGAGGCGCACGTCCTGCCCGCGCTGAAGGCCGTCGCGGCGGAGCGGTCGCCACATATCGTCCTCGGCGTCTCGGACGACCTCTCCGGTATCGGGCTGGGCAAGCTTCCGAAGCCCCACGATCTCGATGATGCTCTGGCAATCATCCCCCGGGATGGCAGGCTCTACCTGACCGGCTCGAATCCGCGCAGCGTGCTGTTTGCCGCCTATCGCCTGCTGGAGGAACTCGGTGCCGTGTTTCTGCGTCCCGGTCCCGACGGCGAAGTGCTGCCGCGCAAGAAGCGTCTCGTCCTGCCGCAACGCCCCGTCCGCGAGATCGCCAGTTGCCGGCACCGCGGTCTGTGTATCGAGGGCGCGCCGCGCCTGGAGCACGTGCTGGATCTTCTCGACTGGATGGCGAAGAAGAAGATGAACGGCTTCCAGCTGCAGTTTCGTCATTCCGGGGTGTTCTGGCGCCGCGGGTACGGCGCGCTCGTCGCTGGCGCGGCTGCCCGGACAAAGCGGCTGACGGAAGATGACTGCCTCACGCTCGACGATCGGGTGATCGCGCGCGTCAAGGAACTCGGCATGCTGCTGCATCGCGTTGGCCACGGGTGGACCGCCTATGCGGTCGGCCTGCCCGGCCTCAACTGGGAGAAGACGAAGCGCAAACCGCCCAAGGGCAAACAGCAGTGGCTCGCCCAGGTCAACGGCAAGCGCGATGTGTGGGAAGGCGTTCCGCTCAACACGGAACTGTGCTACGCCGACCCCGAGGCGCGACGCGCCCTGGTCGCGGAGGTCGTCGAATACGCCAGGCGCCACCCCGAGGTGGATATCCTTCACTTCTGGCTTTCGGACGCAATGAATAACAAGTGCGAGTGCGCGAGGTGTCGGCGGAAGACGCCCAGCGACTGGTACGCCGTGCTGGTCAACGAGGTCAGCAGCAAGCTCAAAGCCGAGGGCATCTCGACGCGCGTGCTGTTCCTCGCGTACCTCGATCTGCTGCGGCCGCCGGAGCGGGAGAGGATAACCGGGGACAACGTCGCTTTCATGTTCGCGCCGATCACGCGGTGCTTCCGCCACGCTCTCGCCGACACGAGATGCGCGGAGGACTTCGATACGAGCCGGCCGGCGCTCAACCGATGCCGACTGCCGCGAACCAATCGGGGCCACGCGGACCTCGCGCGCATGTGGAAGAAGCTCGGGCTGCGCGATACGTTCCTCTTCGACTACCATCTCGGCGGCGCCGGCTTGTCAGACGGCCTGGGCAAGGACATCGGCGCGGTCATGGCGCGCGATATCAGGGATCTGGACGCACTCGGCCTGAACGGCTACGTGGGCTGCCATCACGTGCGCGTGTTCTACCCCCTCCCCTACTTGCCCAACGTGATGGCGGACATGCTGTGGAACACGCGCCAGTCCGTGCCTGCGCATCGGCGCAGGATCATGTCCGCAGCCTTCGGCAGCCACGCGCGTGAGGTCGAGGAGTTCTTCGCTGCCACGGTGCGCGCGTTCCGCGCCGGGCCCGACTACGGGCACGGCATCGTCAGCGCGGGGACTCGCGGCGCCCGGCGACGACTGTCCGACATCCTCGCGCTTGCGGAGGGCGCCCGCCGGCGATTCGCCGCCGCCGGCAAGAGGGAGAAGGACGGCGTCGTACGCCAGAGCCTTGGGCTTGCGGCGGTTCACGCGGAGCACATCGCATTCATCGCCCGCGCGCATTTGGCCGCGCTTGACCGCAACAAGCAGAGAATCGCGAAGCTCCGCGCGGATTACGAGATCAGGTTGCCCAAGATACTCCAGCAGTACGGGGCCTTCATAGACCCGATGATCGCCCACAAGGTCAGAGGCGCCTTCCGCAACGCGGAGCGCGCCGCGGGCGAACGCGAGGCGTAA
- a CDS encoding alpha-mannosidase: PDTFGHAWTVPQILKQAGIDYYYFCRCGKGIPLFWWEAPDGSRVLAYNLGWYNADVTPAIGNLPLEYERAFDISESLHVYGVGDHGGGPTRGYIEAALELQRRLIFPRVKFSTAQGFFDRVLSQNTEFPVVRDELNTTFEGCYTTHADIKLWNRTSENLLPTAEAFATLAAAYGRDYPRDDFVTAWRNTCFNQFHDIFDGSAIHESYDYSRGLFEEASKLGSDALYGALATLAARVDTRGRGVAVVVFNPVAWDRADAVTASLDLPSGTLAVRVTDDRGRDLPAQVAGRDAETGLLLVSFAAEVPSLGYRVFHVQPQQAASAPTAGAAADDSGRIENEFWRVQVDLSNGTVTSIYDKRRRLELIPPGERANLLQALFEKPHGMSAWTIGEISRTEDLDGPAQVRVVETGPARAAVRVTRTWRDSTFTHDITLYADAERIDFITTADWREIGTPQADFPMIKVAFPVALSRAQANFEIPFGSIARASDGREVPALKWIDLSGIAAGGADYGLSLLNDSKYGHDVKGGVMRLTLLRCSYDPDPRPDEGEHHFTYSLYPHAGGWRQADTVRRGYELNNPLIALAEPAHAGELPASESFLRVEPDGLIVTALKRAEDSDDVILRFYESEGAAVRARIVPGFAWAGAAEVNLMEAPTGAAIDAGGSEIRLNVNPWEIKTLRLGR; this comes from the coding sequence AGCCGGACACCTTCGGCCACGCGTGGACAGTGCCGCAGATCCTGAAGCAGGCCGGGATTGATTACTATTACTTCTGTCGCTGTGGCAAGGGCATACCGCTGTTCTGGTGGGAAGCGCCGGACGGCTCGCGCGTGCTCGCCTACAATCTGGGCTGGTACAATGCCGACGTGACCCCGGCGATCGGCAATCTCCCCCTGGAATACGAGCGCGCCTTCGACATTTCTGAGTCGCTGCACGTCTATGGCGTCGGCGACCACGGCGGCGGGCCCACGCGCGGCTACATCGAGGCGGCGTTGGAACTTCAGCGCCGGCTCATCTTCCCCCGGGTGAAGTTCTCCACCGCCCAGGGCTTTTTCGACAGAGTGCTATCACAAAACACGGAGTTCCCGGTCGTGCGCGACGAGCTGAACACCACGTTCGAGGGCTGCTACACCACCCACGCCGACATCAAGCTGTGGAATCGCACCAGCGAGAATCTGCTGCCGACCGCCGAGGCGTTCGCCACGCTGGCCGCGGCTTACGGTCGCGACTACCCGCGCGATGATTTCGTCACTGCCTGGCGCAACACGTGCTTCAACCAGTTCCACGACATCTTCGACGGGTCCGCGATCCACGAGTCCTACGACTACTCGCGCGGGCTCTTCGAGGAAGCATCGAAGCTCGGCAGCGACGCGCTGTACGGCGCGCTCGCGACCTTGGCGGCGCGCGTGGACACCCGCGGCCGGGGGGTGGCGGTCGTCGTATTCAATCCCGTGGCGTGGGACCGGGCCGATGCGGTCACCGCTAGCCTTGACCTCCCCTCGGGGACGCTCGCGGTGCGCGTCACCGATGACCGCGGCAGGGACCTGCCGGCACAGGTCGCGGGCCGCGATGCGGAGACAGGACTGCTCCTGGTCAGCTTCGCGGCGGAGGTGCCGTCGCTGGGCTATCGCGTGTTTCATGTCCAGCCGCAGCAAGCGGCGAGCGCCCCGACAGCGGGCGCCGCGGCGGACGATTCGGGCCGCATCGAGAACGAATTCTGGCGCGTGCAGGTGGACCTGTCGAACGGCACCGTCACCAGCATCTACGACAAGCGCCGGCGCCTGGAGTTGATCCCGCCGGGCGAACGCGCCAACCTGCTCCAGGCGCTGTTCGAGAAGCCGCACGGCATGTCGGCGTGGACCATCGGGGAAATCAGCCGTACCGAGGACCTCGACGGGCCCGCGCAGGTCCGGGTCGTGGAAACCGGCCCGGCGCGCGCGGCCGTTCGCGTCACGCGCACGTGGCGCGACTCGACGTTCACGCACGATATCACGCTCTACGCGGACGCCGAGCGTATTGACTTCATCACCACCGCCGACTGGCGCGAGATCGGCACGCCGCAGGCGGATTTTCCGATGATCAAGGTCGCCTTCCCCGTGGCCCTCAGCCGCGCCCAGGCAAACTTCGAGATACCGTTCGGGAGCATCGCGCGCGCATCCGACGGCCGCGAGGTGCCGGCGCTGAAATGGATTGATCTCTCCGGCATCGCCGCCGGCGGCGCCGACTACGGTCTCAGCCTGCTCAACGACAGCAAGTACGGTCACGACGTCAAGGGCGGCGTGATGCGCCTAACCTTGCTGCGCTGCTCATACGACCCTGACCCCCGACCGGATGAAGGCGAGCACCATTTCACGTATTCCCTGTATCCCCACGCGGGCGGCTGGCGCCAGGCGGACACGGTTCGTCGCGGCTACGAGTTGAACAACCCCCTGATCGCCTTGGCGGAGCCGGCACATGCGGGAGAGCTGCCGGCGAGCGAATCGTTCCTGCGCGTCGAGCCGGACGGCCTCATCGTCACCGCCCTCAAGCGCGCCGAGGACTCGGACGACGTCATCCTGCGGTTCTATGAATCCGAGGGCGCCGCGGTCCGAGCGCGCATCGTTCCCGGCTTCGCCTGGGCCGGCGCGGCGGAGGTGAATCTCATGGAGGCGCCCACCGGAGCCGCGATTGACGCGGGCGGCTCCGAGATCCGTCTCAACGTCAACCCGTGGGAGATCAAGACCCTGCGCCTTGGCCGGTGA
- a CDS encoding HEAT repeat domain-containing protein, whose amino-acid sequence MMNCDRRQTIPKLIELMKDPEHFVRREAARRLGEFEDQWVVDVLITALRDPNDEVRRQAAFSLKRLRDPKSLFALYELWEAPGCFHQVLEEALDAAREVGLHNLHYLAEVIGGEDYDLAAKAASVLGEVQHPRAVELLLEAIHHPNFEVNVAAGVALARHNDSSARQRLLSKLDDSEEDVRADVAFALAFMDEMRAYDTLMALLKSDDSWLRMKAVHALGTLHAWPMPTSLLGSLYVKLARVLGRPERPRQLALLVTALQDEHDLVRRRAAWALGFIGQGRWPGPKIDASASVRPLIHACLNDPSPQVRAEAAHALGQLRSREATAPLLQTVQHDEDINVRINAAYGLGDLEDPTPVEPLIKLLKEDPDPRMRAAAAGALGELRDKRASQPLRDAMLDDDPDVRLSAYDAWIETPVNPPV is encoded by the coding sequence ATGATGAACTGCGACAGAAGGCAGACCATTCCCAAGCTCATTGAGTTGATGAAGGATCCGGAGCATTTCGTGCGGCGGGAGGCCGCACGGCGGCTCGGCGAATTCGAGGATCAGTGGGTTGTTGATGTGCTCATAACGGCGCTCCGGGATCCGAACGACGAGGTGCGCAGGCAGGCAGCCTTCAGTCTGAAACGCCTTCGCGATCCCAAGTCGCTGTTCGCCCTGTACGAGCTGTGGGAGGCGCCCGGCTGCTTCCATCAGGTGCTTGAGGAAGCGTTGGATGCAGCGCGCGAGGTGGGCCTGCACAACCTCCATTACCTGGCCGAGGTCATTGGCGGTGAAGACTATGACCTCGCGGCCAAGGCCGCGTCTGTGCTCGGAGAGGTGCAACATCCGAGGGCAGTCGAGTTGCTCCTGGAGGCCATCCACCACCCGAACTTCGAAGTCAACGTCGCGGCGGGCGTAGCCCTCGCCAGGCACAACGATTCGAGTGCGCGCCAGCGGCTGTTGAGCAAGCTAGACGACTCGGAGGAGGATGTCCGCGCCGATGTCGCCTTTGCGCTGGCGTTCATGGATGAGATGCGCGCCTACGATACGCTAATGGCGCTCCTGAAGAGCGATGATTCGTGGCTGCGGATGAAAGCGGTTCACGCTCTGGGAACACTGCATGCGTGGCCCATGCCAACATCTCTTCTGGGCTCGCTGTACGTGAAGCTGGCGCGGGTTCTGGGGAGACCAGAGCGACCGAGACAGCTCGCGCTCTTGGTCACCGCGCTGCAAGATGAGCACGACTTGGTGCGACGCCGCGCCGCGTGGGCCTTGGGCTTCATCGGTCAGGGGCGATGGCCCGGTCCAAAGATCGACGCCAGCGCCAGCGTGCGCCCTTTGATTCACGCTTGTCTTAACGACCCGAGTCCGCAAGTGCGAGCAGAGGCGGCGCATGCGCTCGGACAACTCCGGTCGCGAGAAGCTACAGCGCCGTTGCTGCAAACAGTCCAGCACGATGAGGACATCAATGTCCGGATCAACGCGGCTTATGGGTTGGGCGATCTCGAGGATCCTACGCCGGTCGAACCACTCATTAAGCTACTGAAGGAGGACCCCGATCCGCGTATGCGAGCCGCGGCGGCAGGTGCCCTGGGGGAATTGAGGGACAAGCGGGCGTCGCAGCCGTTGAGAGACGCAATGCTGGACGACGACCCCGATGTGCGCCTCTCCGCCTATGACGCGTGGATTGAGACGCCCGTGAATCCTCCTGTCTAG
- a CDS encoding acyltransferase family protein: protein MRERRYDVDWLRVLAMVVVFYYHSARFFDDAGWHLKNVALSFPVTVFCRFADAWMMPLFLLLSGFAAWFALGFRTTGQYAVERLKRLFVPFVFGTLVIIPPQVYLERIDKSQFHGSYWQFYPRFFEGVYPDGNLSWHHLWFLIYLFVFSLLALPLLAYLRRPAGQRLVSRLASFALKPGGLFVFALPFIPIEVALRPLYPGLQTLISDWANFLSYLILFVYGYLIAADARMGQAVDRHWKGALLAGLCATGAIAFILIRYDPQRGYSLGYSLTSVLRVFNTWFWLIAILGAGRRYLTFSNGFLRYANEAVLPFYVLHQTVIIIIGFYVIRWHAGVAVKYLVITTAAFIVTLALYDVVVRRTNVTRFLFGMRPRRKVSSPAVG, encoded by the coding sequence ATGCGCGAGCGACGCTATGACGTTGACTGGCTCAGAGTGCTGGCGATGGTGGTCGTCTTCTATTACCACAGCGCCCGGTTCTTCGATGACGCAGGCTGGCACCTGAAGAACGTTGCGCTGAGCTTCCCGGTGACCGTCTTCTGCAGGTTTGCCGACGCGTGGATGATGCCGCTGTTCCTGCTCCTCTCCGGATTCGCGGCTTGGTTTGCGCTTGGTTTTCGAACGACCGGCCAATACGCAGTCGAACGGCTCAAGCGGCTGTTCGTCCCGTTCGTTTTCGGCACACTTGTCATCATCCCGCCGCAGGTCTATCTGGAGCGCATCGACAAATCGCAGTTCCACGGTTCCTACTGGCAGTTTTACCCGCGCTTCTTCGAGGGCGTGTACCCCGATGGGAACTTGAGTTGGCACCACCTCTGGTTCCTGATCTATCTCTTCGTGTTCTCATTGCTCGCGCTGCCGTTGCTTGCGTATCTGCGGCGACCGGCGGGTCAGCGACTCGTCTCGCGTCTCGCCTCTTTTGCGCTGAAACCCGGCGGGTTGTTTGTCTTCGCCTTGCCGTTTATCCCTATCGAGGTGGCTTTGCGACCGCTCTACCCTGGCCTGCAGACCCTTATCAGCGACTGGGCAAACTTCCTGTCGTACCTCATCCTGTTCGTCTACGGTTATCTCATCGCGGCGGATGCGCGCATGGGGCAAGCCGTTGACAGGCATTGGAAAGGCGCCTTGCTCGCAGGCCTATGCGCGACCGGCGCGATCGCGTTCATCCTCATTCGCTATGACCCACAGCGCGGATACTCGCTCGGTTATTCACTCACGAGCGTCCTGCGCGTCTTCAACACGTGGTTCTGGCTCATCGCTATCCTTGGCGCGGGACGGCGCTACCTGACGTTCAGCAACGGCTTCCTGCGCTACGCGAACGAAGCCGTGCTGCCGTTCTACGTCCTGCATCAGACGGTGATCATCATCATCGGCTTCTATGTGATCCGGTGGCACGCCGGCGTCGCCGTGAAGTACCTGGTCATCACCACGGCCGCATTCATCGTCACCCTGGCGCTGTACGACGTTGTCGTCAGACGCACAAACGTAACCCGCTTCCTGTTCGGGATGCGGCCGAGGAGGAAGGTAAGCTCGCCCGCCGTGGGGTAG